GGACTGGAGGTGGCGCCGGGGGAAATCCTCGGCGTCGTCGGCGGCTCCGGCTGCGGCAAGAGCACGCTGTTGCGCCTGATCGCCGGTCTGGAGACGCCGACCGCCGGGGAGGTCGTGCTGAACGGCCGTCCGGTGCGCGGCCCACGCGACGAGATCGGTTTCGTCTTCCAGGAACCGCGGCTGATGCCCTGGCTGCGCATCCGCGACAACGTCGCCTTCGGCATCCGCCATCTGCCGAAGGCGGAACGCGAGGCCCGCACGGTGCAGGCGCTGGCGCGCGTCGGTCTCGCCGACTTCGCCGGGGCGTGGCCGCGGGAGCTGTCCGGCGGCATGGCCCAGCGCGCCGCGCTGGCGCGGGCGCTGGTCGGGCGGCCCTCGGTCCTGCTGCTCGACGAGCCCTTCTCGGCGCTGGACGCCCTGACCCGCTACGACCTGCAGGACCATCTGCTGAGCCTGTGGGCCTACGAACGCCCGACGCTGATCCTGGTCACCCACGACATCGAGGAGGCGCTTGTCCTGGCCGACCGCGTCGTGGTGATGCTGCCCCGCCCGGGCCGCGTCCTGACCATCGCGACGCCGCCGTTGCCGCGTCCGCGCGATCGCGCCGATCCGTTGTTCGAGGTTTGGAAGCACCGGCTGCTCGCCGACCTCAGCCGCGCGTTCCGCCATCGCATCAGCGGCGAGGAGGCGTTTCCCGCCGCCGCCATCTGACCGCCACCTGACCGCTGTTGGCCGCTGTTGGCCGCAAGTCCTACCGATGCGGAGAGCCCTTGGCGCGCTGATCCCTGCCAGGGGCGGGCCATGATGCACGTCGAAGGAAGGCAAGGCAGGCGTTGAACTGGACCATCCTGCTCAATGGAGCGCCACGCGGGCCGGGCGGGCTTCGCTTTGGCGCGCGAGGCGCCTTGAAGGACGGATGAGGCGACCGGGCCGGGTTGCCGATGGATCAGCCGCCAGGGGCAAAGGACGGAGCCTCCGACGAGGACGAGCGCCCAGCGGCGTCGCCGTCATCAGGCCCAACGCCATTTCGCCGAAGGAAGCCGTCGCAAAGTTTTTTAAAACTGACATCTGTATTTTAAAACATGGATAAAAACTTCCCTCATGGAGCGGTTTTATTCAAAATCTGTCAAGACGCGACGTATTTCTGTGAATTATTTCTTTGCGGAGTGCGCACACCGGGCCGGTGACAGCCGGGCTCGCCCGCTCCGCCGCCCCTCTCCCCTTGGCCTCGCGGTGAATGCGTGTTTGAAACGCGGACGCCGTGATTTTCTTCTGGTGCGCAGCCTCGAAATCGCCTACAAGCGGCTTCCCGCTGCAAGGCGGCGACAGGAGTGTAGCTCAATTGGTAGAGCACCGGTCTCCAAAACCGGGGGTTGGGGGTTCGAGCCCCTCCACTCCTGCCATTCGACGCCGTGTTCGAATGGCTCCGCGCAGGGCAGCGCGCCCCTCCTGAATTGTGAAGATCCGGAAACAGTCTTGGCCGCCAGGGTCGAAGATTCTGTTTTCTTGGTTAATAGATCCTCACACCTGTTCTTCCAAACGGTCTGATGCCACGCGGCGTTACTAGCCGCCATCCCGCCCTTCGATGCCAACCGACAGAACCGATGCGCCCGGATGCGGGCGTATAGCCATGCCGTGATTATCAGGACATAGTGAGGTTGTGGTCATATAGGCCGTTTTTTATATAAGGTCGCACGAAATACATAGGTATTTCGAAAAAAAGTATATCCAGTTCGTTCACACGTAGAACTTGGCGAGCGTCCCTTGAGCAAAACGCGCAAGGGACGTGATATGCAGCAAAGAGCGCAACCTTTGGGGGATATCCCCACCGGAACGGCGTCGGATCGTCGGCGGGAAACGAAACGCCCCTGGCCTTCCCTGTCCATGGCTGGATCGCCGCGACTCCTCTCCCGCAGCGGGGACGACCTCCACCAGCTGGACGATTCCGGCCTTCTGGAACGCATCGCGACCGGGGACCAGACCGCCTTCTGGGTCTTCTGGTGCCGCCATCACACCGACCTGTTTTGGACATACCATCGGTTGTGCAAAGGAAACAGGCAGGAGATTCACGACTGCCTGAGCGGGCTCTGCATCAACCTGTATGAATCCCTGCCCCTTTACGCGCGCTCCATCATCAAGGCGCGCACCTGGCTGCGGCGCACCGCCATCAACCATTTCATCGACCGGCACCGCGCCCACCAGCGCCATCCCGTCCTGGTCGGCTCCCTCATCGAGATCGCCTCCATCGCCGACGTTTCCAGCGGACGGGACGCCATGGACCCGGAGCGCACCAACGCCGACCGCGCGCTGCTCGCCAAGGTCCTGGAATCGCTCGACGGCATCCGGGACGAGCGGATGCGGCAGGCCGCCCGCATGCGCTTCATCGAGGAGCAGCCCTACGCGGACATCGCGGCGGAGCTGTCGATCTCCGAAGAGCTGGCCCGCAAATGGATCCAGCAGATCCGCAGCTACCTGCGCAGCGCGGTTCCCGATCACCGCGACCTACTGGCGAAACCGCCGCCCGACACCCCCCAGGCGCGGCGCGCCACCAAGCACGGCGTTCTGACCAGAACGCGTCCCCCCAAGACGATGAAGCCGGCGCCGTGAGCCGCCGCGCCGCACGCCCAAGCGCGGCCGATCCCACGACCATTCCCAAGCCTGGCGACCGCCGTCAGGACGCCAACGACCGGAGCCATCCATGCCCGACCAGACCATGCCCGCCCCCGCCGTCCAACCCGCCGACCGCAAGGGCGCCAAGCCGATCAACCTCGCGCTCCAAGGGGGCGGCGCCCACGGCTCCTTCACCTGGGGCGTGCTCGACCGCATCCTGGAGGATGGGCGCCTGAGCATCGACGGCATCGTCGGCACCAGCGCCGGCGCCATGAACTGCGCCGTCACCGCCTATGGCCTGACCATCGGGGGTCGCGAGGGCGCGCGGAGCAAGCTGCGCGAATTCTGGCGCCGCATCTCCGACGAGGCGAAGAAGGGGCCGCTCCAGCCGACCCCGCTCGACAAGATGTTCAGCAAGGGGAACATGGACTTCTCCCCGCTCTGGCAGATGTTCGACGCGCTGTCGCGCATGATGTCGCCGTACGAGCTGAACCCGATGAACATGAACCCGCTGCGCGACGTGCTGTCGGACGTGGTGGATTTCAAGCGGCTGCGCAAGGCGCCGGCCTGCAAGACCTTCATCGCGGCGACCGACGTCTGCGCCGGCCGGCTGAAGGTGTTCGGCCCGAAGGACATCTCGGTGGAGGCGGTGCTCGCCTCGGCCTGCCTGCCCTTCCTGTTCCAGGCGGTGCAGGTCGGCAACGCCTTCTACTGGGACGGCGGCTATTCCGGCAACCCGCCGCTGTTCCCGCTGATCGATCAGTGCGACAGCCGCGACATCCTGGTCGTCCAGATCAACCCGGTCCGCGTGCCGGTGCCGCCGCGCACCGCCCGCGAGATCATGGACCGCGTCAACACCCTCAGCTTCAACTCCAGCATGATGCGCGAGCTGCGCGTCGTCGACTTCGTCTCCAAGCTGATCGACTCGGGCGAGCTGAGTCCGGACAAGCACAAGAAGATGCACATCCACACCATCGACGCCGAAGAGGTGGTGGAGAAACTGGGCGTCACGAGCAAGCTGAACGCCGACTGGGACTTCCTGATGTACATGTTCGAAACGGGCCGCCACAAGGCCGAGGAGTTCCTGGACCAGCACTTCGACAAGATCGGCCGGGAATCCTCGACCGACATCAGCGCGAAGTTCCTTGCATGACGGGAACGCGGACGGGCCGGCGGGGCAGCACCACCGTCTGGGCGGACATCGATCTGCACGCCCTCGGCCGGAACCTGGAACGGCTGCGCCGCAGCCTTCCCGGTCAGGCGGTCTTCGGCGTGGTGAAGGCGGACGCCTACGGCCACGGCGCCGGGCCGGTCGGCCGGGCGCTGCAGCGGTTCGGGATCGACGGGCTGGTGGTCGCCGACATGGGCGAGGGCATCACCTTGCGGCGGGCCGGGATCACCGCCCCCATCCTGGTGATCGACCCGCCGTTGCCCAGCCAGCTCCGATTGCCCGCCCTGCACCGGCTGGGCGCCACCGTCACCAGCGCGGCGGAGGCGCGGGCGCTCGCCACCGCCGCCAACCGCGCCGGGCGGACGGTGGAGGTGCATGTCCGGGTGAACACCGGTTTCGCCGGCTTCGGTGTGCCGCGGGCGGAGCTGACCGACCTGCTGGCCGCGGTGGCCGCCGCGCCGGCTCTGCGGCTGGAGGGCCTCTACACCCACCTGTCCGGCTCCTACGGCCCCGATGAGGACGGCGGGCTGGCGGAGCTGGAGCGCTTCGGCGAGGCGGTCGAGGCGGCGCGGGCCGCCGGGCGGCTGCCGGCGCTGGTCCACGCGCTCAGCAGCCCGGCCCTCGGCCGGCCCCTGCTGACCGCGGCCGCGGCGCGCATCGGCTGCACGGCGGTGCGCTGCGGCGCCGCCCTGTTGGGCATCCGCATGGCCGACGGGGACCCGCCCCTGCCCCTGGCCCCGGTGATGAGCGTGAAGGCCCGCGTCTCCCGCGTGACGGCGCTGGAACCGGGCGACGTCGCCGATTACGCCGCCACCGGCGCGGCGCCGCGGCGCACGCCGGTGGCGGTCCTGCCTTTCGGCTTCGCCGACGGCCACCACCTGCACCGGCTGGCCGGCGGGGTCCTGCTGATCCGGGGCCGCCCGGCGCCGGTCCTGGGGCGCCCCTTCATGAGCAGCCTGCTGGCCGACGTGACGGACATTCCCGGCGTCCAGCCAGGCGACGAGGCCGTCCTGATCGGGCAGCAGGGCGATCACCGGATCACCGCGGAGGACGTCGCGGCGCGGTCCGGGCTGCGGCCCAGCGCGGTCCCGCTTCTCGGGCCGCGGGTCGTCCGCCGCTACCGGTCGAGCACCGCGAGGGAGGACCGGACGGAATGAGCGAAGCTGTCCCGCCGTCTAGCCGCCGAGCCCTTGCCGACGAACCGGAAGCCGCGGCGCTGACCCGCCGCGGCTGGATGGCCGGGGCCGCCGCCGCCGGTCTCGGCGCCCTCTGCGCGGCGCCCACGGCCCTGGCCGCCCCCCGACCCTTCCCGTCGGTCCGGGAGGTGCCCCGGCGCTGGCGGATCGGCTACGCCGAATCCATGCCCTACGGCAATTACGCCGCGACGCTCGCCGCTATCCTCGGCGAACTGGAGCGGATGGGTTGGACCGGCCCGCTGACGGGACTGCCCTACCGCCCGGGACAGACCGACACCGCCAGCCTGTGGTCCTGGCTGTCCGCCCGCGCCGGCAGCCCGGTTCTCGACTTCGTCGCCGACGCCCACGCCACCAACCTGACGGCCGAGGGCGCCGCCGCGCTGGTGCGGCGTCTGCAGGACCCGGGCGACATTGACCTGATGATCGTCATGGGCACGGTCTCCGGCGTCGCACTGGCGACCGACGCGCACCGGGTGCCGGTCCTCGCCTTCTCCTGCACCAACCCGATCGCCGCCGGGATCGTCGAGTCGGAAACCGACACCGGGAGCGACCATGTGTGGGCGCATCTCGACCCGCGGCGGTTCCAGCGCCAGCTGTCCATCTTCCACAGGACCTTCCGGTTCCAGCGGCTGGGCATCGCCTACGACGACAGCCCGACGGGGCGGGCCATCGCCTCGCTGCCCGACATCGAGGCGATGGCCGAGCGGACCGGGTTCGAACTGGTGGAGCGGCACGTCCGCGCGCCGATCGACCACCTCGACCAATACCGCTACGAGGTCGAGCTGACCGACGCCTGGGAGGCGCTGTCGCGCGAGGCGGAGGCCGTCTACATCACCTATGGGCGCTGGCCGCTGGACCGCTTCTCCGCGCTGGTCCGGCCCTTCCTGAAACAGCGCATCCCGACCTTCTCGCAGCTCGGCCCCGAGGAGGTGGAGCGCGGCGCGCTGATGAGCATCGCCCGCGCCGACATGGCAGGCATCGGCCATTTCGGTGCCGCCACCATCGCCCGCGTCATGGCCGGCGAACCGTTGCGCCACCTGCCGCAGGTCTATTTCGACACGCCCTCCATCGCCTGGAACGCCGCGACCGCGGCGGCCATCGGCTACCGCATCCCCTTTCCGGCGCTGCTGGCGGCGGATTCACTGCACGGAGTGCTCTAGCCATGGCCTCGTCCGGCGCCGCGCATGGCCGATCCGGCCCCCTCCGCGCCTTCTTGGTGTCGGTGCTTCTGGTCGGGGTGACCCTCGCCTTCAGCCTGAGCATCAATCTCGGCTCCGTCCGCCAGAACCACGCGGGCACGCTGATGGCCGCCTTCGCGGTGGTCGGCGGCAAGACCGTCGAGAACGTCCAGGACGCGCTGGGCTACGGCAAGCCGTTGGACGACTTCTACGGGCTGGAGGCGATCCTGGACCAGCTCGCCGCCACCCTGCCCTGGGCGCGGGGGATCGGGGTGGTGGTGGCGGACGGGCGCGTCGTCGCCACCGCCCGGGGCCGGCCCGTGGAGCCGGCGCCGGAGGCCACCCTGCGTCGCGCCCGCGCCGAGCTGGAGCGGCGCCCCCATTGGTTCCGGCACGATGCCGACAACGGCACCTACGCCCTCTATCTGCCGATCCGCATCCCCGGCGCGGCGGAGCGGGACGGCCGGACGGCCGACGCTCCCGCCGGCTTCCTGATCATCCAGTCCGACAGCGCCAGGGTGGACGACCGCGTCGAGGAGTTCCGCGACCGCACCCTGCCGCAGCTCCTGTGGACGGGGCTGGGGACGGTCGGCTTCCTCGGCCTGACCGGTCTGGTCATGGCCTTCGGGCTGCGCCGCGCGCCGGAGGGGCGCCGGGTCCGGCTGGAGCGCCTGCGCCGGCTGCTGGCGCTCGGCGCGATGCTGGTCGCACAGACCGCGGCGGCGGCGGAATGCTACACGCTGATCTCCACCGCCCATCTGGAGGCCGCCGAACAGGCGACCCAGATCGTCGCCCGGATGATCCGCAACGACGTCGAGTCCGTGGTCCGCCGCGGGCTCGACTACGGGTCGCTGGCCGGGGTTGACGGCTATTTCGACCGCATCCGCGCCAGCATGCCGACCCTGCAGACCATCGAGCTGGCCCTCCCCGGCGCCACCCCGCCGAGCCACGACGCCCGCCACATCGTGGCCGGCGTCCCCTTCCTGTCGGACATGCCGGACGTGACGCTGCGCTGGCCGCTCGCTCAGGACCGCGGCGGCGAGGCGCGCGAGCTGGTGGCCGTCGTCGACGGCGACCGGGTGGCCGCCCAGCTGACCGAGTTCGGTCTGGACATGGCGACCATCCTCGTCACCTCGCTGCTGTTCATGTTCGAGATGGACCGCGTGCTCGGCGGACGGACGCGGATGGCCCGCCGCTCGGGCGACGGGCGGGCCGAACCGGGCGAGGCCGACCCGCCCAGGCCCGCGCCGGGCGCGACCGGCGATTTCGCCGGCTCCATCCGCTTCTCGGCCTTTCTGATGTATTTCGGCGCCTTTTTGCCGGTGTCCTTCGTCCCGCTGCTGATGAGCAGCTTCGGCGGGGCCCCCTTTCCCCCGCTGTCGCCGTCCCAGATGGCCGCGGCACCCCTGACGGCGGAAATGCTGTGCGGGGTCGCCGCGGCGCTGGCCGCCGGACGGCTGACCGGCCGGTTCGGCTGGCGGGCGGTCTCGCTGGCCGGCTTCGCGGCGGCGGCGGCGGGCATGGCGCTGGCCGCCGTGGCGGCGATGGCCGCCGACCCGCTGCTGTTCGTGATGGCCCGCGGGCTGAGCGGAGCCGGCGGCATGACCGGGCTGATCGCCGCGAACGCCCTGATCGGGCGGCTGCGCGGGGTTTCCGAAACGTCCGCTCTGCAATCGGGGCTGTTCGCCGGCATGTATGCCGGGGTGAATTGCGGGGCCGTGTCGGGCGCCCTGCTCTCCACCACCTACGGGCCGGTGACGGTGTTCGCCGGGGGGGCCGTGATCCCGGTCGCCGGGCTGCTCTACACCGCGTTCGGCGTTCCCCGCCTGCCCGGAACCGTCCCGCCGGATGTTCACTGCGCGCCGGCGGCGCTCTCAACGCCTTGCGGGACGGTCCAGCCGCGGCGGCGGCGCATCAAGGTGCCGCTGTTCCTGGCGCTGATCTCCCTGCCCACCGCGGTGGCGGCGATGTTCCTGCCCTTCTACCTGCCGCTGTTCATCGCGGACCTCGGCCTGTCGTCGGCGACGGTGGGCCGCGCCTACCTGCTGCACGGCCTGTGCGTCGTGCTGGCCGGGCCGCTGCTGACCCGCATGGCGGCGCGGCGCCTGCCGATTCCGGGGGTGACGCTGCTGTCCGCGGCGATGATCGCCGGGGCGCTGGCCCTGTTCGGTCTCCAGGCGTCCCTGTGGACGGCCTTCGCCACGGTGTTCCTGATCGGCCTCGCGGAGAGTTTCGGCCTGTCCGCCCAGATCCGTCACGCCGAGCTTCTGGCGGCGCGCGAGGCGCGGCGGCGCGACTCCGTGCTGGCCCTGCACGTCAACGCCCGCAAGCTGGGACAGGCCGCCGGTCCGCCGCTGTTCGGCACGCTGGCCGCCGCCGTCCCGCTGGGCGCCGGACCGCAGGGTGTGGGAATGATCGGCGGGCTGCTGGCCGCAAGCCTGCTGCTCTTCGCCCTTCTGACATGGCGGCGGACCGTCCCGCACCGCACCGGGCGGACGCGGACGGAGAACGGACGATGACCGGGCTGCGCTTCGCCCGCCTGACGCCGGACGCGCTGCGCGCCGTCCTGGAATTGCAGCGGGAGGCCTGCGGCCCGCTGATGCACCCGCTCACCGAGGCCGAGCTGTCGGACATGCTGGCCGGACCGCGAATGGACCGCGGGATGGTGCTCGGCGCCCTGACCGACCGCGCGCTCGCCGGTTTCCTCGCCGTGCAGTTCCCCGGCCGGTCCGCCCACAATCTGGGCCGTGACTATGGTCTTCCGGACGGGGACCTCGACCGGGCGCTGCACTTCACCGGCATCCTGGTGCATCCGGACCGGCGCGGGCAGGGCCTGCACCGGCGCCTGATCGAAGCCGCCGCCCACGGGGCGCTGCCGCCGGAGCGGCACCGCTACTGGTTCGCCACCGTCCGGCCCGAGAACACGGCGAGCGTGCGCGGCATGCTGTCGGTCGGCATGCGCGTCTTCGCGCGCAAGCCCAAACACGACGGGCACGACCGTCTCCTCTTCGTCCGCGACCTGTCCGCCCCGGGCGGTGGCTGAGGCCGCCTTGTCATCGTCGCCACCGCCCTTCTGGCCCTCCGGAGACCGCCCGATGTCCCAAACGCCGTACCGCATACGCCTGCGCGTGGGAATCGCGCTGGCCTTCCTGCTGACGACGGTGCCGCTGATCGCGGTGATGCTCAGCTACCTCTACCACGAGAACTCCCGCACCGCGCTGGAGGTGGCGTCGCAATCCATCGCGCGCACCACCCAGACGGTCACCAACGACCTGAACGGTCTGGTCAGCCCGGTGGCCCGCGTCGCCGAGGCGATGGCCGGATTCGGGCGGATCGACCGGAACGGGCTGCGCCGCATCGAATCGCTGCGCTACTTCTCCGACGCCCTGGCCACCCTGCCGCAGCTCGCCTCGCTCTATGTCGGCTTCGCCGGGGATGGGGCGTTTTTCCAGATGGCGCGGCTGGCCCCCGACGGCGGGCGTTTCGGCCCCGCCGCGCCGCCGCCGGGCAGCGCGCTCGCCCTGCGCATGCAGGATTCCAGTTCGGGCCGGTTCGCCGACTCCTATTTCTACCTGCGCTCCTGGGGACAGGTCACCGGCGTGGAGCGGGCGGAGGCGACGGAGGACCCGCGCACCGCCCCCTGGTACGTGACGGCACAAACGGCCGGGGCGGCGGTGATGTCCGACGCCTTCGTTCTGCCGGCGACCCGGCGGCCGGTGGTCACCGTCTCCTACCGGATGGCCACCGACGACGGGGTGCCCATCGGCACCATCGGGGCCGACGTCTCGCTGGACCGGCTGGCGGCCCGGCTGGACGCCCTGCGCATCGGCCCCTCCGGGGCGGTGTTCGTGATCGACGGCACCGGGCGGGTGATCTGCCACAACCGGGCCGATCTGCTGGTCGGCGGCGACGGCGCTGCGGTGGCGCTCCACACCACCGCGTCCTTCCCCGACCCGGTGCTGGCCGAGGCGGTGGAGC
This DNA window, taken from Azospirillum formosense, encodes the following:
- a CDS encoding ABC transporter ATP-binding protein codes for the protein MLRIDGLGKRYPNGHLALEGIGLEVAPGEILGVVGGSGCGKSTLLRLIAGLETPTAGEVVLNGRPVRGPRDEIGFVFQEPRLMPWLRIRDNVAFGIRHLPKAEREARTVQALARVGLADFAGAWPRELSGGMAQRAALARALVGRPSVLLLDEPFSALDALTRYDLQDHLLSLWAYERPTLILVTHDIEEALVLADRVVVMLPRPGRVLTIATPPLPRPRDRADPLFEVWKHRLLADLSRAFRHRISGEEAFPAAAI
- a CDS encoding sigma-70 family RNA polymerase sigma factor, which gives rise to MAGSPRLLSRSGDDLHQLDDSGLLERIATGDQTAFWVFWCRHHTDLFWTYHRLCKGNRQEIHDCLSGLCINLYESLPLYARSIIKARTWLRRTAINHFIDRHRAHQRHPVLVGSLIEIASIADVSSGRDAMDPERTNADRALLAKVLESLDGIRDERMRQAARMRFIEEQPYADIAAELSISEELARKWIQQIRSYLRSAVPDHRDLLAKPPPDTPQARRATKHGVLTRTRPPKTMKPAP
- a CDS encoding patatin-like phospholipase family protein — translated: MPDQTMPAPAVQPADRKGAKPINLALQGGGAHGSFTWGVLDRILEDGRLSIDGIVGTSAGAMNCAVTAYGLTIGGREGARSKLREFWRRISDEAKKGPLQPTPLDKMFSKGNMDFSPLWQMFDALSRMMSPYELNPMNMNPLRDVLSDVVDFKRLRKAPACKTFIAATDVCAGRLKVFGPKDISVEAVLASACLPFLFQAVQVGNAFYWDGGYSGNPPLFPLIDQCDSRDILVVQINPVRVPVPPRTAREIMDRVNTLSFNSSMMRELRVVDFVSKLIDSGELSPDKHKKMHIHTIDAEEVVEKLGVTSKLNADWDFLMYMFETGRHKAEEFLDQHFDKIGRESSTDISAKFLA
- the alr gene encoding alanine racemase, yielding MTGTRTGRRGSTTVWADIDLHALGRNLERLRRSLPGQAVFGVVKADAYGHGAGPVGRALQRFGIDGLVVADMGEGITLRRAGITAPILVIDPPLPSQLRLPALHRLGATVTSAAEARALATAANRAGRTVEVHVRVNTGFAGFGVPRAELTDLLAAVAAAPALRLEGLYTHLSGSYGPDEDGGLAELERFGEAVEAARAAGRLPALVHALSSPALGRPLLTAAAARIGCTAVRCGAALLGIRMADGDPPLPLAPVMSVKARVSRVTALEPGDVADYAATGAAPRRTPVAVLPFGFADGHHLHRLAGGVLLIRGRPAPVLGRPFMSSLLADVTDIPGVQPGDEAVLIGQQGDHRITAEDVAARSGLRPSAVPLLGPRVVRRYRSSTAREDRTE
- a CDS encoding ABC transporter substrate binding protein produces the protein MSEAVPPSSRRALADEPEAAALTRRGWMAGAAAAGLGALCAAPTALAAPRPFPSVREVPRRWRIGYAESMPYGNYAATLAAILGELERMGWTGPLTGLPYRPGQTDTASLWSWLSARAGSPVLDFVADAHATNLTAEGAAALVRRLQDPGDIDLMIVMGTVSGVALATDAHRVPVLAFSCTNPIAAGIVESETDTGSDHVWAHLDPRRFQRQLSIFHRTFRFQRLGIAYDDSPTGRAIASLPDIEAMAERTGFELVERHVRAPIDHLDQYRYEVELTDAWEALSREAEAVYITYGRWPLDRFSALVRPFLKQRIPTFSQLGPEEVERGALMSIARADMAGIGHFGAATIARVMAGEPLRHLPQVYFDTPSIAWNAATAAAIGYRIPFPALLAADSLHGVL
- a CDS encoding MFS transporter, producing MASSGAAHGRSGPLRAFLVSVLLVGVTLAFSLSINLGSVRQNHAGTLMAAFAVVGGKTVENVQDALGYGKPLDDFYGLEAILDQLAATLPWARGIGVVVADGRVVATARGRPVEPAPEATLRRARAELERRPHWFRHDADNGTYALYLPIRIPGAAERDGRTADAPAGFLIIQSDSARVDDRVEEFRDRTLPQLLWTGLGTVGFLGLTGLVMAFGLRRAPEGRRVRLERLRRLLALGAMLVAQTAAAAECYTLISTAHLEAAEQATQIVARMIRNDVESVVRRGLDYGSLAGVDGYFDRIRASMPTLQTIELALPGATPPSHDARHIVAGVPFLSDMPDVTLRWPLAQDRGGEARELVAVVDGDRVAAQLTEFGLDMATILVTSLLFMFEMDRVLGGRTRMARRSGDGRAEPGEADPPRPAPGATGDFAGSIRFSAFLMYFGAFLPVSFVPLLMSSFGGAPFPPLSPSQMAAAPLTAEMLCGVAAALAAGRLTGRFGWRAVSLAGFAAAAAGMALAAVAAMAADPLLFVMARGLSGAGGMTGLIAANALIGRLRGVSETSALQSGLFAGMYAGVNCGAVSGALLSTTYGPVTVFAGGAVIPVAGLLYTAFGVPRLPGTVPPDVHCAPAALSTPCGTVQPRRRRIKVPLFLALISLPTAVAAMFLPFYLPLFIADLGLSSATVGRAYLLHGLCVVLAGPLLTRMAARRLPIPGVTLLSAAMIAGALALFGLQASLWTAFATVFLIGLAESFGLSAQIRHAELLAAREARRRDSVLALHVNARKLGQAAGPPLFGTLAAAVPLGAGPQGVGMIGGLLAASLLLFALLTWRRTVPHRTGRTRTENGR
- a CDS encoding GNAT family N-acetyltransferase, with the protein product MTGLRFARLTPDALRAVLELQREACGPLMHPLTEAELSDMLAGPRMDRGMVLGALTDRALAGFLAVQFPGRSAHNLGRDYGLPDGDLDRALHFTGILVHPDRRGQGLHRRLIEAAAHGALPPERHRYWFATVRPENTASVRGMLSVGMRVFARKPKHDGHDRLLFVRDLSAPGGG